A single Notoacmeibacter ruber DNA region contains:
- a CDS encoding acetyl-CoA carboxylase biotin carboxylase subunit: MSNKPFTKILIANRGEIACRVIKTAKKMGIATVAVYSDADKDAVHVRMADEAVHIGPPQANQSYLVADKIIEACRKTGAQAVHPGYGFLSENAKFCETLEAAGITFIGPKPKAIEAMGDKITSKKLAQEAGVSTVPGHMGLIADAEEAAKISAEIGYPVMIKASAGGGGKGMRIAWNDEEAREGFERSKSEAASSFGDDRIFIEKFVEQPRHIEIQVLADSHGNTLYLNERECSIQRRNQKVIEEAPSPFLDEETRKAMGEQSVALAKAVDYESAGTVEFIVDKDRNFYFLEMNTRLQVEHPVTELITGVDLVEQMIRVAAGEKLALTQDDIGIDGWAIESRLYAEDPYRNFLPSIGRLTAYAPPAEGPVGERSEGDPVAEGPGGSAIGGGTPIIRNDTGVTDGSEISMFYDPMVAKLCTWAPTRDEATEAMADALDAFVVDGIGHNIPFLSAIMAHPKWKSGDISTKFIEEEYPEGFEGAAPGENDLRDLAVAAALLKRLSAREPLGATTGSNLHVGGTPTNLSVFIGDERMAVEAIPAAGGFNVTVNGEALGMVEIDWRRGQTLARLTIEGDTLTMRVNPVTAGYRLRHAGMDLVAKVYSPHVAELAALMPVKEAPDTSNLLLCPMPGLVVSLMVNKGEKVEEGQALAIIEAMKMENVLRAERQATVKRLAVEEGDSLAVDETIMEFETSA, translated from the coding sequence ATGAGCAACAAGCCCTTCACCAAAATCCTCATCGCCAATCGCGGCGAGATCGCCTGCCGGGTCATCAAGACAGCAAAGAAGATGGGGATCGCTACGGTCGCGGTCTATTCCGATGCCGACAAGGACGCCGTCCATGTGCGGATGGCCGACGAGGCAGTGCATATCGGCCCGCCGCAGGCGAACCAGTCCTACCTCGTCGCCGACAAGATCATCGAAGCGTGCCGGAAGACGGGAGCACAGGCTGTCCATCCCGGCTACGGCTTCCTGTCCGAGAATGCCAAGTTCTGCGAGACGCTGGAAGCGGCCGGCATCACCTTCATCGGCCCCAAGCCCAAGGCCATCGAGGCGATGGGTGACAAGATTACCTCAAAGAAACTGGCACAGGAGGCCGGCGTCTCGACCGTCCCCGGCCATATGGGCCTGATCGCCGATGCCGAGGAAGCGGCCAAGATTTCGGCCGAGATCGGCTATCCGGTGATGATCAAGGCGTCCGCCGGCGGCGGCGGCAAGGGCATGCGCATCGCCTGGAACGACGAGGAAGCACGCGAAGGCTTCGAGCGCTCGAAGTCCGAGGCGGCCTCCTCATTCGGCGATGACCGCATCTTCATCGAGAAATTTGTCGAGCAGCCGCGCCATATCGAAATTCAGGTCCTGGCCGACAGCCACGGCAACACGCTCTATCTGAACGAGCGCGAATGCTCGATCCAGCGGCGCAACCAGAAGGTGATCGAAGAAGCGCCCTCACCCTTCCTCGACGAAGAGACCCGCAAGGCGATGGGCGAACAGTCGGTCGCGCTGGCCAAGGCCGTCGATTACGAGAGCGCCGGCACGGTCGAATTCATCGTCGACAAGGACCGGAACTTCTACTTCCTGGAGATGAATACACGCCTGCAGGTCGAGCATCCGGTGACTGAGCTGATCACCGGCGTCGATCTCGTCGAGCAGATGATCCGCGTCGCCGCAGGCGAGAAACTGGCCCTGACCCAGGACGATATCGGTATCGATGGCTGGGCGATCGAGAGCCGGCTCTATGCCGAAGATCCCTATCGCAACTTCCTGCCTTCGATCGGGAGGCTGACCGCCTACGCCCCACCGGCGGAAGGCCCGGTCGGAGAGCGAAGCGAAGGCGATCCCGTTGCGGAGGGCCCCGGCGGCTCCGCCATTGGCGGCGGCACACCCATCATCCGCAATGACACGGGCGTCACCGACGGCTCGGAAATCTCGATGTTCTACGATCCGATGGTTGCCAAGCTCTGCACATGGGCGCCGACGCGCGATGAGGCGACGGAAGCCATGGCCGATGCGCTTGACGCCTTCGTGGTGGACGGCATCGGCCACAACATCCCGTTCCTTTCGGCCATCATGGCGCATCCGAAATGGAAAAGCGGCGACATCTCCACCAAATTCATCGAGGAGGAGTATCCCGAGGGCTTCGAGGGCGCCGCCCCCGGCGAAAACGACCTGCGTGACCTTGCGGTGGCGGCAGCGCTTCTGAAGCGCCTTTCCGCCCGCGAGCCTCTCGGTGCAACGACGGGCAGCAATCTGCATGTCGGCGGCACGCCAACCAACCTTTCCGTCTTCATTGGCGATGAGCGCATGGCCGTCGAAGCCATCCCGGCCGCCGGTGGCTTCAACGTCACGGTGAATGGAGAGGCGCTCGGCATGGTCGAGATCGACTGGCGGCGCGGCCAGACCCTCGCCCGTCTGACGATCGAGGGCGACACCCTTACGATGCGCGTCAACCCCGTTACCGCCGGTTACCGTCTGCGTCATGCCGGCATGGATCTGGTGGCCAAGGTCTATTCGCCGCATGTGGCGGAACTTGCCGCGCTGATGCCGGTCAAGGAAGCGCCTGACACCTCCAACCTCCTGCTTTGCCCCATGCCGGGCCTCGTCGTCTCGCTCATGGTGAACAAAGGCGAGAAGGTCGAGGAAGGTCAGGCGCTCGCCATCATCGAAGCCATGAAGATGGAGAACGTGCTGCGCGCCGAACGTCAGGCCACCGTCAAGCGGCTTGCCGTGGAAGAAGGCGACAGCCTGGCTGTCGACGAGACGATCATGGAGTTCGAGACAAGCGCCTGA
- a CDS encoding endonuclease domain-containing protein produces the protein MAKEIRTRNLAFARQMRRDPTPAENALWQMLKGRKLGGLKFRRQQPLGRFIVDFVCLEKRLIVEADGGQHAESASDTERDAYFKQQGYRVLRFWNDDILRNSDGVAQHILSAAKYVGEPDA, from the coding sequence TTGGCCAAAGAGATTAGAACCCGCAATCTTGCCTTCGCCCGCCAGATGCGGAGGGATCCTACGCCTGCCGAAAACGCACTGTGGCAGATGTTGAAAGGGCGTAAGCTCGGCGGGCTGAAGTTTCGTCGCCAGCAGCCCTTGGGTCGATTCATCGTTGACTTTGTCTGCCTCGAGAAGAGGCTAATCGTCGAAGCCGATGGTGGCCAACATGCCGAATCCGCCTCGGACACCGAACGTGACGCCTATTTCAAGCAACAGGGCTACCGCGTTCTGCGCTTCTGGAACGATGACATTCTTCGAAACAGCGACGGCGTTGCGCAGCACATTCTGAGTGCGGCGAAATATGTCGGAGAGCCTGATGCCTAA
- a CDS encoding acyl-CoA carboxylase subunit beta, whose product MLEIIEQLESKRQEARLGGGQRRIDAQHGKGKLTARERLDVLLDAGSFEEYDTFKTHRCTDFGMEEQQYPGDGVVTGWGTINGRPVYVFSQDFTVFGGSLSETHAEKICKVMDLAVQNGVPIIGLNDSGGARIQEGVASLGGYAEVFWRNVQASGVIPQISVIMGPCAGGAVYSPAMTDFIYMVEDSSYMFVTGPDVVKTVTNEIVTAEELGGASTHTKKSSVADGAFENDVEALMEIRSLFDFLPQSQREKPPVYATEDDPQRLEMSLDTLVPDNANKPYDMGEVIRKVADEAEFFEVQKNHAGNILIGFIRLNGSTVGVVANQPMVLAGVLDIDSAKKAGRFVRFCDAFNIPILTFVDVPGFLPGTAQEYGGIIKHGAKLLFAYAEATVPKVTVITRKAYGGAYDVMASKHIRADVNYAWPTAQIAVMGAKGATEILYRSELDDPEKIAARTKEYEDRFANPFIAAQRGFIDEVIMPHSTRRRVIRAFEILKTKQVEGPTKKHDNIPL is encoded by the coding sequence ATGCTAGAAATCATCGAACAGCTTGAATCCAAGCGACAGGAAGCCCGGCTCGGCGGCGGCCAGCGCCGCATCGACGCCCAGCACGGCAAGGGCAAGCTGACTGCGCGCGAGCGCCTCGACGTGCTGCTGGATGCAGGCTCATTCGAGGAATACGATACGTTCAAAACGCATCGTTGCACCGATTTCGGCATGGAAGAGCAGCAATATCCGGGCGACGGCGTCGTTACCGGCTGGGGCACGATCAATGGCCGGCCCGTCTACGTCTTCTCGCAGGACTTTACCGTCTTTGGCGGCTCGCTCTCCGAAACCCATGCCGAGAAGATATGCAAAGTGATGGATCTGGCCGTGCAGAACGGCGTGCCGATCATCGGCCTCAATGATTCAGGCGGCGCGCGCATTCAGGAGGGCGTCGCCTCGCTCGGCGGCTATGCGGAAGTCTTCTGGCGGAACGTCCAGGCCTCCGGCGTCATCCCGCAAATCTCCGTCATCATGGGTCCTTGCGCGGGTGGCGCGGTCTACTCGCCGGCGATGACCGACTTCATCTATATGGTCGAAGATTCGTCTTACATGTTCGTCACCGGCCCCGATGTGGTGAAGACCGTCACCAACGAGATCGTCACGGCGGAAGAGCTGGGCGGCGCATCGACCCACACCAAGAAAAGTTCGGTCGCCGACGGCGCGTTCGAAAACGACGTCGAAGCGCTGATGGAAATTCGCAGCTTGTTCGATTTCCTGCCGCAGAGCCAGCGCGAGAAGCCGCCGGTTTATGCCACCGAGGACGATCCGCAGCGTCTCGAAATGAGCCTCGATACGCTTGTGCCGGACAATGCCAACAAGCCCTACGATATGGGCGAAGTGATCCGGAAGGTTGCCGATGAGGCCGAATTCTTCGAGGTACAGAAGAACCATGCCGGCAACATCCTGATCGGCTTCATCCGGCTCAATGGCTCAACGGTCGGCGTGGTTGCCAACCAGCCGATGGTGCTGGCGGGCGTGCTGGATATCGACAGCGCCAAAAAGGCAGGCCGCTTCGTCCGCTTCTGCGACGCGTTCAACATTCCGATCCTGACCTTCGTGGACGTGCCCGGCTTCCTGCCCGGCACTGCGCAGGAATATGGCGGCATCATCAAGCATGGCGCCAAGCTCCTCTTCGCCTATGCCGAGGCGACCGTTCCGAAGGTGACCGTCATCACCCGCAAGGCTTATGGCGGCGCTTATGACGTGATGGCGAGCAAGCACATCCGCGCCGACGTCAACTATGCCTGGCCGACCGCGCAGATCGCGGTGATGGGCGCCAAGGGCGCGACGGAGATCCTCTACCGCTCGGAACTGGACGACCCGGAGAAGATCGCCGCGCGGACCAAGGAATATGAGGACCGCTTCGCCAACCCATTCATCGCGGCGCAGCGCGGCTTCATCGATGAGGTTATCATGCCGCACTCGACCCGCCGCCGCGTCATCCGCGCCTTCGAGATCCTGAAGACCAAGCAGGTCGAAGGCCCGACGAAGAAGCACGACAATATTCCGCTGTGA
- a CDS encoding helix-turn-helix domain-containing protein, with the protein MRDRKIFVGRKIRAIRQEEGLTQAAFAARLGISTSYLNQLENNQRHVTAPVLLALAEKFSIEMRDFAGGDEDRLLADLAEVFADPAFGGQPPAPQDIQLVVQNAPALALSVLSLHRSLRQSGERLAELDDTIERSGVLVEPTPYEEVRDYFHYIDNYIDELDQAAETLADRLDATGSDRLAPLVDYAERRCGIRVMIETGADRAGTLRHYDEETRILRLHSRSGTATNAFQIAHQIGLVEYGELIGSVADRADFRSVDARAVCRIGLANYFAGAAILPYRRFLSAARELRHDLELLAERFGASIEQVAHRLSTMQRPGQQGIPFFFARVDRAGNITKRHSATKLQFARFGSACPLWNVHRAFEAPNGILRQQAETPDGRRYLCLATVVTKASAGFHAPVQTYALALGCEIEHARHLVYADNLDLARDTAFEPIGISCRICERPNCHQRAVPPLKQRLTVEPNHRGQLPYSF; encoded by the coding sequence ATGCGTGATCGTAAAATATTTGTCGGCCGAAAGATCAGGGCCATCAGGCAGGAGGAAGGGCTGACGCAGGCGGCCTTTGCCGCGCGGCTTGGCATCTCCACCAGCTATCTCAACCAGCTCGAAAACAATCAGCGGCACGTGACCGCGCCGGTCCTGCTGGCGCTTGCCGAGAAATTCTCCATCGAGATGCGCGATTTCGCCGGCGGTGATGAGGACCGTCTGCTTGCGGATCTTGCCGAAGTCTTTGCCGACCCGGCCTTTGGTGGCCAGCCGCCCGCGCCGCAGGACATTCAGTTGGTCGTGCAGAACGCGCCAGCCCTGGCGCTCTCGGTCCTCTCCCTCCATCGCTCATTGCGGCAGTCGGGCGAGCGCCTTGCCGAACTGGACGACACGATCGAGCGCAGCGGCGTGCTGGTCGAGCCGACCCCCTACGAAGAGGTTCGGGACTATTTCCATTATATCGACAATTACATTGATGAGCTGGACCAGGCAGCCGAAACTCTGGCCGACCGGCTGGATGCAACGGGCAGCGACAGGCTGGCGCCGCTGGTGGATTATGCCGAGCGGCGATGCGGTATTCGCGTGATGATCGAAACGGGTGCCGACCGCGCCGGCACGCTCCGCCATTATGATGAAGAAACCCGCATCTTGCGGCTTCATTCGCGGTCGGGCACAGCGACCAATGCGTTTCAGATCGCCCACCAGATCGGCCTGGTCGAATATGGCGAACTGATCGGGTCGGTCGCGGACCGCGCCGATTTCCGTTCGGTGGATGCTCGTGCCGTCTGCCGGATCGGCCTCGCCAATTATTTCGCGGGCGCGGCCATTCTGCCCTATCGACGTTTTCTGTCGGCCGCGCGTGAATTGCGGCACGATCTGGAGCTTTTGGCAGAGCGCTTCGGTGCCAGTATCGAGCAGGTGGCACACCGCCTCTCCACTATGCAGCGGCCGGGGCAGCAGGGCATTCCGTTCTTCTTTGCAAGGGTGGACCGCGCCGGCAATATCACCAAACGGCACAGCGCGACGAAGCTGCAATTTGCGCGCTTCGGAAGCGCCTGCCCGCTATGGAACGTTCACCGGGCCTTCGAGGCACCGAACGGAATCTTGCGACAACAGGCTGAAACGCCGGACGGGCGACGTTATCTCTGTCTGGCGACTGTCGTGACGAAGGCTTCGGCGGGCTTCCATGCGCCGGTGCAGACCTATGCTTTGGCACTCGGCTGCGAGATCGAGCATGCCCGCCATCTTGTCTATGCCGATAATCTGGATCTGGCGCGCGATACGGCATTCGAGCCGATCGGCATTTCCTGCCGCATCTGCGAGCGGCCGAACTGCCATCAGCGGGCCGTGCCACCTCTGAAGCAGAGGCTGACGGTCGAGCCGAACCATCGCGGTCAATTGCCCTACAGCTTCTGA
- a CDS encoding DEAD/DEAH box helicase, with amino-acid sequence MTDFNSLGLASALTKTLQQNGFTAPTPIQDQAIPLALEGHDIMGLAQTGTGKTLAFGLPLMDKLLRIHGKPESKTVRALVLAPTRELVNQIADSLRTFTKQTPIKVNTVVGGQSIGRQIAMLNRGTDILVATPGRLIDLMERNAVKLETVRFLVLDEADQMLDLGFIHALRKIAPKLGQPRQTMLFSATMPKQMEEISRAYLTDPKRVQVAQSGKAADKVTQSVHFLDKGQKTSALREILSKDLSAPTIVFARTKHGAEKLMKQLVKDGYNAASIHGNKSQSQRDRAIKAFRDGETTVLVATDVAARGIDIPGVAYVINYELPDTPENYVHRIGRTARAGLEGEAIAFCSSDEMGQLRQIEKVMKISIPVAEGSGPAPKATAPAKPNGRGGKNRGGAKSRNHGERNARTAERPPNRKPRRTRRKRTAAAA; translated from the coding sequence TTGACTGATTTCAATTCGCTCGGCCTGGCATCAGCGCTGACCAAGACCCTGCAGCAAAACGGCTTCACCGCGCCCACTCCTATCCAGGACCAGGCGATTCCGCTGGCGCTGGAAGGTCATGACATTATGGGCCTCGCCCAGACCGGCACCGGCAAGACGCTCGCCTTCGGCCTGCCACTGATGGACAAGCTTCTGCGCATTCACGGCAAGCCGGAGAGCAAGACGGTTCGCGCTCTCGTGCTCGCCCCGACCCGCGAGCTAGTCAATCAGATTGCCGACAGCCTGCGCACCTTCACCAAACAGACGCCGATCAAGGTCAACACGGTTGTTGGCGGCCAGTCCATCGGCCGGCAGATCGCGATGCTCAATCGCGGCACCGACATTCTGGTGGCAACGCCTGGCCGCCTGATCGACCTCATGGAACGCAACGCCGTCAAGCTGGAGACCGTACGGTTTCTCGTCCTCGACGAAGCCGATCAGATGCTCGATCTCGGCTTCATCCACGCGCTGCGCAAGATCGCGCCGAAGCTCGGCCAGCCGCGCCAGACCATGCTCTTCTCGGCCACGATGCCCAAGCAGATGGAAGAGATCAGCCGCGCCTATCTGACAGACCCGAAGCGCGTTCAGGTGGCGCAATCCGGCAAGGCTGCCGACAAGGTGACGCAGAGCGTTCATTTCCTGGACAAGGGCCAAAAGACGTCCGCGCTTCGCGAAATCCTCTCCAAGGATCTGTCGGCCCCGACCATCGTCTTTGCCCGCACCAAGCATGGCGCGGAAAAGCTGATGAAGCAGTTGGTGAAGGATGGCTACAACGCCGCCTCTATTCACGGCAATAAAAGCCAGAGCCAGCGCGACCGGGCCATCAAGGCGTTTCGGGACGGTGAAACCACGGTTCTCGTCGCAACCGACGTTGCCGCGCGCGGAATCGATATCCCCGGCGTCGCCTATGTGATCAATTACGAATTGCCCGATACGCCTGAAAATTACGTTCACCGCATCGGACGAACCGCCCGTGCCGGCCTCGAAGGCGAAGCCATTGCGTTCTGCTCGTCCGATGAGATGGGCCAGTTGCGGCAAATCGAGAAGGTGATGAAGATCTCGATCCCCGTCGCGGAAGGCTCGGGACCGGCACCGAAAGCGACAGCACCGGCAAAGCCGAATGGTCGCGGTGGCAAGAACCGCGGTGGCGCCAAGTCGCGCAATCATGGCGAGCGGAATGCTCGCACGGCTGAGCGGCCGCCCAACCGAAAGCCGCGCCGGACACGTCGCAAGCGCACCGCCGCTGCTGCCTGA
- a CDS encoding plastocyanin/azurin family copper-binding protein, whose product MKPKTSRLPSAGIVLMALTLSCILGIQSARAETFVVEQITDVKASGAQKMFRFAPELLRLEVGDEIEFRNSIRGHTVHTIPALWPENAPPIAISYKPNATVRFPEPGVYGFKCQRHGVYGMAMLVIVGDPKKIDDLGERIDAAKLSDDAKQKLKSIISNAGLTP is encoded by the coding sequence ATGAAGCCGAAAACATCGCGCCTGCCCAGCGCCGGCATCGTCCTGATGGCGCTGACCCTCTCTTGCATTCTCGGAATTCAGAGCGCTCGGGCAGAGACGTTCGTTGTGGAGCAGATCACCGATGTAAAGGCGAGCGGCGCCCAGAAGATGTTCCGCTTTGCGCCGGAACTCCTGCGGCTCGAAGTCGGTGACGAAATCGAATTCCGTAATTCGATTAGGGGCCATACCGTTCATACGATACCCGCATTATGGCCCGAGAACGCGCCACCCATAGCGATTTCCTACAAGCCCAACGCGACCGTGCGGTTTCCGGAACCGGGCGTCTACGGTTTCAAATGCCAACGCCATGGCGTCTATGGAATGGCGATGTTGGTGATCGTCGGAGACCCGAAGAAAATCGACGATCTCGGCGAGCGTATCGACGCCGCCAAACTGTCCGACGACGCAAAGCAGAAGCTGAAATCCATCATTTCGAACGCCGGTCTGACGCCTTGA